The window AGGAACACCGAATTTGTAACCTGTTTTGGAAATTAAAATGCTTATAAAGATTAATACAGAACCACCTAAAAGAAAATATATCGGGGAAATAACCATAGTCTTTATCTTTTTTAATTTTAAAATGCGAATTTACGTGATTTTTATCAAAAATAATATTTAATTCTTACTTTTGCTAAAATTTTTAATTTCTTTTAAGAAAAATATTTATGACTTCTAATAATATATCTAATTCATGAACATTGCAATAATATTAGCCGGCGGTACCGGAACAAGGCTCGGTGGGGAATTACCTAAGCAATTTATTAAAATTGCGGGGAAGAGTATCATTGAACATTCAATTGATGCCTTTGAGAAAAATAATAATATTGATAAAATATCTATTGTGATTAATGAAAATTATTTTCAACCACTAAATGGTATTATTAATACGAATAAATACAGGAAAATAGATAAGATAATTAAAGGCGGAAACGAGCGTTATAAATCGAGTTTAAATGCAATAAAAGCATATTCTGAAGCTGTCAATGACAATTTAATTTTTCACGATGCGGCTAGGCCATTAGTTTCTCAAAGAATCATTAATGAAACAATTATGGCTTTGAAAAATTTTAATGCCGCAACTGTAGCTATTCCATCATCAAATACTATATATAAAATTAATACAGAAATCAAAACAATTGAATCAGTTCCAGATAGAAGAAATTTATATTGCGCTCAAACACCACAAGCATTTAAGTTATTTACAATAAAAAAAGCATACGAATTATTTTTAGAAGACGGCAATTTTTTCGCTACTGATGATTGTGGGATACTTTCTAAGTTTATTCCTGATGAAGAAATTTATATCATAAATGGCGATGTTAATAATATTAAGATTACTTATAGTGAGGAAGTCCGTGTAGCTGAAGAACTTATTAAATTCAAAATGAATGGATATGATAAAGAATAGTATAATTTAAACCACTATTAAACTTAGAAAGTGCATATTTAAAATTTAAATACCCTTTACATAATGTTTAAAGAAAGAATTACATGTTTTCTAAACTTAGAAAGTGAAATATAAAGATGTTAACCAACAAAAAGAATATCGATATTTTCAATGATATAGCAAAAACTTATGATAGAATAAACCATTATCTCTCATTGAATATTGATAAATATTGGAGAAATAAAGCTTTAGCAAAACACATTGATAAATCTACAGCAAAAGTTTTGGATATTGCATGTGGGACGGGTGATTTTGCAATAAATGCAGCTCAACTTGGTGCTAATAATATTATCGGAATTGACTTATCTACTAAAATGCTTGATATAGCAAAAGAGAAAATTAAAAAGAAAAATCTTGATAATATAATTCATGTTCAAGAAGGCGATTGCAATTCTTTAGATTTTGACGATAACACTTTCGACATAGCAACAATTGCTTTCGGCGTCAGAAATTTTGAAAATTTAGATAAAAGTTTAAATGAGGTTTTACGTGTTTTAAAAGATGGGGGCAAAATAATTATTCTCGAATTTACAAGTCCCAGAAATAAGGTTTTCAAAAGAATGTACAATTTTTACATTAAAAATATTTTACCTTCAATAGGAAGACTGATCTCAGGAAATAAAGGAGCATATATATATTTGCCTACAAGTATAGGAGAATTTCTGCAATATGA is drawn from Bacteroidales bacterium and contains these coding sequences:
- a CDS encoding 2-C-methyl-D-erythritol 4-phosphate cytidylyltransferase, with product MNIAIILAGGTGTRLGGELPKQFIKIAGKSIIEHSIDAFEKNNNIDKISIVINENYFQPLNGIINTNKYRKIDKIIKGGNERYKSSLNAIKAYSEAVNDNLIFHDAARPLVSQRIINETIMALKNFNAATVAIPSSNTIYKINTEIKTIESVPDRRNLYCAQTPQAFKLFTIKKAYELFLEDGNFFATDDCGILSKFIPDEEIYIINGDVNNIKITYSEEVRVAEELIKFKMNGYDKE
- the ubiE gene encoding bifunctional demethylmenaquinone methyltransferase/2-methoxy-6-polyprenyl-1,4-benzoquinol methylase UbiE, producing MLTNKKNIDIFNDIAKTYDRINHYLSLNIDKYWRNKALAKHIDKSTAKVLDIACGTGDFAINAAQLGANNIIGIDLSTKMLDIAKEKIKKKNLDNIIHVQEGDCNSLDFDDNTFDIATIAFGVRNFENLDKSLNEVLRVLKDGGKIIILEFTSPRNKVFKRMYNFYIKNILPSIGRLISGNKGAYIYLPTSIGEFLQYEEFTRYLKRIGFKNVYYKSLTAGIASVYYGEVLKMKLLKISNFNF